A single region of the Pelorhabdus rhamnosifermentans genome encodes:
- a CDS encoding DUF3842 family protein, translating into MVIAVIDGMGGGLGVQLVTQLKSQLGAKGEIIALGTNSLATNSMVKAGAQRGATGENAIAISVKQSDIVVGPIGIVIPNALMGEITPRIAEAVATVRARKILIPVKQNHFEIAGLESRPLAFWIKEAVNCITALCV; encoded by the coding sequence ATGGTTATTGCAGTGATCGATGGGATGGGCGGTGGATTGGGCGTTCAACTCGTTACGCAACTGAAGAGTCAGTTAGGGGCTAAAGGTGAGATTATTGCTTTAGGAACTAATTCTTTAGCAACAAACAGTATGGTTAAGGCCGGAGCGCAGCGAGGGGCAACAGGAGAAAATGCCATTGCTATTTCTGTCAAGCAGAGTGATATTGTTGTGGGACCTATTGGGATTGTTATTCCGAATGCGCTTATGGGAGAGATTACGCCGCGCATTGCTGAGGCTGTTGCCACAGTAAGAGCACGTAAGATTTTAATTCCTGTCAAACAAAATCATTTTGAAATTGCTGGGCTTGAAAGTCGTCCGCTGGCTTTTTGGATTAAAGAGGCTGTTAATTGTATTACAGCTTTGTGCGTGTAG
- a CDS encoding coenzyme F420-0:L-glutamate ligase has protein sequence MSELELVPVRTRILTDKDNIVDILAQYVKDKIGPNDVITVAESVVAITQGRLTRPEDLDPCFLAKVLCRFIPQEGSMSSVAGMQAVMDMEGKYRVLFAMIAGIFGKLLGKSGVFYNMAGRQAALIDDVTGTMPPFDKCLVYGPANASEVAQSIKERLGCYGAAVADVNDLKRSLIVGTSDGLAAPELAKILINNPFGNASQQTPIVIIKNYAAAAAHAQA, from the coding sequence ATGTCGGAATTAGAACTTGTACCAGTGCGTACACGTATTTTAACAGATAAAGATAATATTGTAGATATTCTAGCGCAGTATGTGAAAGATAAAATTGGTCCGAATGATGTGATTACAGTAGCTGAAAGTGTCGTAGCCATTACTCAGGGGCGTTTAACTCGTCCTGAAGATCTTGATCCTTGTTTTCTTGCCAAGGTGCTCTGTCGGTTTATTCCGCAAGAGGGAAGCATGTCAAGTGTTGCCGGTATGCAGGCTGTTATGGATATGGAAGGAAAATATCGCGTGCTCTTTGCTATGATTGCGGGTATCTTCGGAAAACTTTTGGGTAAGAGCGGCGTTTTCTATAACATGGCCGGACGCCAGGCGGCACTGATTGATGATGTTACTGGGACGATGCCGCCTTTTGATAAGTGTCTTGTCTATGGACCGGCTAATGCATCAGAGGTAGCTCAGAGCATTAAGGAACGGCTGGGCTGTTACGGTGCGGCTGTGGCTGATGTGAATGATTTAAAAAGGTCGCTTATTGTGGGAACAAGCGATGGACTGGCTGCGCCGGAACTTGCTAAAATATTAATTAACAATCCTTTCGGTAATGCGAGTCAGCAGACACCCATTGTCATTATAAAAAATTATGCTGCAGCTGCAGCGCATGCACAGGCGTAA
- the rph gene encoding ribonuclease PH, whose product MIRIDERREDELRKIKITRNYLKYAEGSVLIECGETKVICAATIEDKVPHFMKGTGKGWITAEYSLLPRSTQVRNSREATRGKQTGRTQEIQRLIGRALRSVVDLNLLGEKTVWLDCDVLQADGGTRTASITGAFIALVDAVASLNLAADKPFPIRDFLAAISVGVLDETSVLDLCYAEDSRAVVDMNVVMTGKGQYVEVQGTGEEHPFTKQQLQQLLTLGEHGVAQLIEIQKKLLGENAAKVGS is encoded by the coding sequence ATGATCAGAATAGATGAACGCAGGGAAGATGAATTGCGCAAGATAAAAATTACACGCAATTATTTAAAATATGCTGAAGGTTCGGTGTTAATTGAGTGCGGTGAAACGAAAGTTATTTGTGCGGCTACCATTGAAGACAAGGTGCCCCATTTTATGAAAGGAACTGGGAAGGGCTGGATTACAGCAGAATATTCTTTGCTCCCCCGGTCAACGCAGGTTCGTAATTCAAGAGAGGCGACTAGAGGAAAACAGACAGGAAGAACACAGGAGATTCAGCGACTCATTGGTCGGGCACTGCGCAGTGTCGTTGATTTGAATCTGCTTGGTGAAAAAACCGTTTGGCTTGACTGTGATGTCTTGCAGGCTGATGGTGGTACGCGGACCGCGTCCATTACAGGAGCTTTCATTGCTTTAGTTGATGCTGTGGCTTCTTTGAATTTAGCAGCAGACAAACCTTTTCCTATTCGGGATTTTTTAGCCGCCATCAGTGTGGGTGTACTTGATGAAACGTCTGTTTTAGACTTATGTTATGCTGAAGATTCGCGTGCTGTCGTAGACATGAATGTGGTTATGACAGGCAAGGGACAGTATGTAGAAGTGCAAGGTACAGGAGAAGAACATCCCTTTACGAAGCAGCAACTTCAGCAGTTATTAACGCTTGGTGAACATGGAGTAGCACAGTTGATTGAAATACAAAAAAAGCTTCTCGGGGAAAATGCGGCGAAAGTAGGGAGTTAG
- a CDS encoding amidohydrolase has protein sequence MNKLSYLPEDSITIHYPEAVKWRRKLHQNAQSAWLEFYATAFVAEKLSDWGYDLKLGRDIIATDHQLLPPDEATLKRESKRAIAAGAIADYVAKAAGGFTGVVATILGPKPGPTIGFRFDIDSNDVTESTSDNHRPFVEGFLSNEQGYAHLCGHDVHTAMGLLLAKYFSDNRDKIQGKIKFIFQPNEENMSGALAMAEKGVVDDLDYLFGGHVGLNITQTGHIAVNVHSFLALSRFEVTFSGRSAHAAVRPEDGKNALLGACAAITNLYAIARHSSGASRINVGVVKAGDSWNVIPDKAYFWLETRGETNEINDYMVKKAKEVLAGAASMYDLECDIKPAATGLTGKNDPELVDLATTVAEKLPSVLKVWPEVSLNASEDCTVFMDRVQSHGGKALFAVYGTPTYGGHHHSQFDVDERVIQNGAEFLSALYHEIIRSHESL, from the coding sequence ATGAATAAATTATCTTATTTACCTGAGGACTCTATTACTATTCATTACCCTGAAGCCGTCAAGTGGCGGCGTAAACTCCATCAAAATGCCCAAAGTGCCTGGCTGGAATTTTATGCTACGGCTTTTGTTGCTGAAAAACTTTCCGACTGGGGTTATGATCTTAAACTTGGCAGGGATATTATTGCGACTGATCATCAATTGCTTCCGCCTGATGAAGCGACATTGAAGCGGGAGTCCAAGCGGGCTATTGCAGCAGGTGCAATAGCAGACTATGTGGCCAAGGCAGCTGGCGGTTTTACTGGAGTTGTGGCTACAATTTTGGGACCAAAGCCTGGTCCGACTATCGGTTTTCGGTTTGATATTGACTCGAATGATGTGACTGAATCTACGAGTGACAACCATCGACCTTTTGTGGAAGGGTTCTTATCAAATGAGCAGGGATATGCTCATTTGTGCGGTCATGATGTCCATACAGCCATGGGATTATTATTAGCAAAGTATTTTAGTGATAATCGCGATAAAATTCAAGGTAAAATTAAGTTTATCTTCCAGCCTAATGAAGAAAATATGTCAGGTGCTTTGGCTATGGCCGAAAAAGGAGTCGTTGATGACTTAGACTATCTTTTTGGAGGACATGTGGGACTCAATATTACTCAAACGGGTCATATTGCCGTCAATGTGCACAGCTTTTTGGCACTTTCCCGATTTGAAGTCACCTTTTCCGGACGTTCCGCGCATGCTGCTGTTCGGCCTGAAGATGGAAAAAATGCCTTACTTGGTGCTTGTGCGGCTATTACGAATTTATATGCTATTGCTCGTCATAGCAGCGGGGCTTCACGGATTAATGTAGGTGTTGTTAAGGCTGGTGATTCCTGGAATGTTATTCCGGACAAAGCCTATTTTTGGTTGGAAACCCGGGGCGAAACGAATGAAATTAATGACTATATGGTGAAAAAAGCCAAAGAAGTGTTGGCTGGCGCGGCGAGTATGTATGATTTAGAATGTGACATCAAACCGGCTGCAACGGGATTAACAGGAAAAAATGATCCCGAACTCGTTGATTTGGCTACAACGGTTGCGGAAAAGTTGCCATCTGTTCTTAAGGTATGGCCCGAAGTTTCGCTTAATGCTTCAGAAGATTGTACTGTCTTTATGGACCGTGTGCAGTCACATGGTGGCAAAGCATTGTTTGCTGTTTATGGTACACCTACTTATGGAGGCCATCATCACTCACAATTTGATGTGGATGAACGCGTTATTCAAAATGGTGCGGAGTTTTTGTCTGCTTTGTATCATGAGATTATTCGGAGTCATGAAAGTTTATAA
- a CDS encoding hydantoinase/oxoprolinase family protein — translation MWLGIDVGGTFTDAVLVEDGKVISQSKAPTTHDDLLIGILAAIDLAVPSGSPLVIERVALSTTVVTNAIIQGAISEVKIVLMPGPGLNTEGLFPVKPALVSGYIDHRGRVVKRPNEQEVLAQATLPGKIFAVAGKFAVRNPVNEQQVSEWLGKCKPRLVIAASKVSGSLNFIRRTNSAYYNAACYFVFEKFAQAMEEALAKRAITAPVHILKADGGTLPLALAKDYPIESFFTGPAASVLGVMALQPSMADTISLDIGGTTTDIALWRKGKPLFAERGATIAGYNTAVRAFRLHSVGIGGDSYVRRESDKIVVGPMRLGPAMAVGGKEPTLSDAMIARGDRVFGNKEAAIAAMASLALPGQSVQDVANQVIAEAAYIVRQAIEDTITEEIAQPVYTVNDMIHPDPFMPHELIGVGGAAAGFVPVIAKQLGVSYIVPPRAEIANAIGAAVARPTMSLTMRADTAEGFYSIPELLLKQPIHSPQFTLDDARKILADHLLERAREAGIRSTDLEEVYTEEFNMIRGFSTIGKMISCSLQIKPGVLMYFNEGQGGVRHE, via the coding sequence GTGTGGTTAGGAATTGATGTTGGCGGAACATTTACAGATGCCGTACTTGTAGAAGACGGCAAGGTTATTAGTCAAAGCAAGGCACCGACTACTCACGATGATTTGCTTATTGGTATTTTAGCTGCTATTGATCTTGCTGTTCCAAGTGGCTCGCCATTAGTTATTGAGAGAGTAGCTCTTTCGACAACTGTTGTGACGAATGCCATTATTCAAGGAGCAATTAGTGAAGTTAAGATTGTCCTTATGCCTGGTCCGGGGCTCAATACGGAGGGGCTCTTTCCTGTAAAGCCTGCTCTTGTTTCGGGTTATATCGATCATCGTGGTCGTGTTGTTAAAAGACCCAATGAACAAGAAGTTTTAGCCCAGGCCACTTTGCCTGGCAAGATTTTTGCTGTGGCTGGAAAATTTGCTGTGCGTAATCCTGTCAATGAGCAGCAAGTGAGTGAATGGCTGGGTAAATGTAAGCCGCGTTTGGTCATCGCTGCGTCAAAGGTGAGTGGCTCGCTGAATTTTATTCGGAGAACGAATTCAGCTTATTATAATGCGGCCTGCTATTTTGTTTTTGAGAAATTTGCTCAAGCTATGGAAGAAGCGCTTGCTAAGCGTGCGATTACGGCACCTGTCCATATTTTAAAAGCTGATGGAGGAACACTGCCTTTAGCACTGGCTAAGGACTATCCTATAGAGTCCTTCTTTACTGGACCTGCGGCAAGTGTGCTTGGCGTCATGGCTCTTCAACCATCGATGGCTGACACTATTTCGCTGGATATTGGGGGGACAACAACAGATATTGCTCTGTGGCGTAAGGGGAAACCTTTGTTCGCTGAACGGGGAGCAACCATTGCTGGTTATAATACGGCAGTCAGGGCCTTCCGACTGCATTCGGTGGGGATTGGTGGTGACAGCTATGTCCGACGTGAATCAGACAAAATTGTCGTTGGCCCCATGCGGTTGGGACCCGCTATGGCTGTGGGCGGAAAGGAGCCGACTCTTTCTGATGCCATGATTGCTCGGGGAGATCGCGTCTTTGGCAATAAGGAGGCGGCTATTGCCGCTATGGCGAGTCTTGCTTTGCCGGGGCAGAGTGTTCAAGATGTCGCCAATCAGGTGATTGCGGAAGCTGCCTATATTGTTCGTCAAGCTATTGAGGATACGATTACGGAAGAAATTGCACAGCCTGTGTATACCGTGAATGATATGATTCATCCTGATCCCTTTATGCCGCATGAATTGATTGGTGTGGGGGGGGCAGCGGCAGGCTTTGTGCCTGTTATTGCTAAACAGTTGGGAGTTTCTTACATCGTGCCACCTAGAGCTGAAATTGCGAATGCCATTGGCGCAGCTGTGGCTCGTCCTACAATGAGTTTGACCATGCGGGCTGATACGGCAGAAGGATTTTATTCTATACCTGAATTGCTGTTAAAGCAACCTATTCACAGCCCTCAGTTTACCTTAGATGATGCAAGAAAAATTCTGGCGGATCATTTGCTGGAGCGGGCAAGAGAAGCAGGGATTCGTTCGACAGATCTGGAAGAAGTCTATACGGAAGAATTTAATATGATTCGCGGGTTTAGTACGATTGGTAAAATGATTTCCTGTAGTTTGCAAATTAAACCGGGTGTGCTCATGTATTTTAACGAAGGGCAAGGAGGAGTCAGACATGAATAA
- a CDS encoding polysaccharide deacetylase family protein: MMNHRYFYLTCFTFFMFFIQTQIDQELWCKSHIVKGITTTHKVIALTFDDGPHVKATAKILDILREKHIHATFFILGENIDHSPKLLSQELKDGHEIGNHGYSHKYLNQLSEKDVKQEITKTEKLIMKTTPKAPKPGVFRPPGGLYDKKVVETALSLGYTTILWTIDPRDWAHTSTQKIVNSVLDKAKPGSIILLHDGLFPLSTPEAIQYIIDNLQKQGYEFVTVSELLQLSEQDEVKHSYHMYDW, encoded by the coding sequence ATGATGAATCATCGGTATTTTTATTTAACTTGTTTTACATTTTTTATGTTTTTTATTCAAACGCAAATTGATCAAGAACTCTGGTGCAAGAGCCACATTGTAAAAGGTATTACTACAACTCACAAAGTAATTGCATTAACCTTTGACGATGGACCTCATGTCAAAGCCACTGCAAAAATACTTGATATATTAAGAGAAAAACATATACATGCTACTTTTTTTATATTAGGGGAAAATATTGATCATTCTCCTAAATTATTATCACAAGAACTAAAAGATGGTCATGAAATTGGCAACCATGGATATAGTCATAAATATTTAAATCAGCTGTCCGAAAAGGACGTTAAACAGGAAATTACTAAAACAGAAAAGCTCATCATGAAAACAACTCCTAAAGCTCCTAAGCCAGGCGTTTTTCGGCCCCCAGGTGGTCTTTACGATAAAAAAGTAGTAGAAACTGCGCTTTCATTAGGATATACTACAATTCTCTGGACAATTGACCCACGTGACTGGGCTCATACTTCAACTCAAAAAATCGTAAACTCTGTATTAGACAAGGCTAAACCTGGAAGCATCATTTTATTGCATGATGGTTTGTTTCCATTATCTACTCCCGAGGCCATTCAGTATATAATAGATAATTTACAAAAACAAGGTTATGAGTTTGTTACTGTCAGTGAATTATTACAATTGTCAGAGCAAGATGAAGTGAAACACTCCTATCACATGTATGATTGGTAA
- a CDS encoding XTP/dITP diphosphatase — MEKIQEIIVATQNAGKVKEISQAMRHLPIKVLSLADCGTFPEPIENGGTFEENALLKARYYAALTGKPCLADDSGLEVDSLGKAPGVYSARYAGEHATDKENNHKLLQALAAMPEAKRTGRFRCVLALVESGDLHGFVLTTEGVCEGEILQQPRGEHGFGYDPLFFMPKLNKTLAEVTVEEKNQISHRGQALGKLVDKLQEYLK; from the coding sequence TTGGAAAAAATACAAGAAATTATTGTAGCAACACAAAATGCAGGTAAAGTGAAAGAAATTTCCCAGGCAATGAGGCATTTGCCAATTAAAGTTTTGTCCTTGGCCGATTGCGGAACTTTTCCTGAACCAATAGAAAATGGCGGTACTTTTGAGGAAAATGCCCTGCTTAAAGCCCGCTATTATGCCGCGTTAACAGGCAAGCCTTGTTTAGCTGACGATTCGGGCTTAGAAGTAGATAGTCTCGGTAAAGCGCCTGGTGTTTATTCTGCTCGTTATGCTGGTGAGCATGCGACAGATAAAGAGAATAATCATAAATTATTGCAAGCCCTTGCAGCCATGCCGGAAGCCAAGCGGACGGGACGATTTCGCTGCGTTCTTGCCTTAGTTGAATCAGGCGATCTTCATGGGTTCGTGTTGACGACGGAGGGTGTATGTGAAGGCGAGATTTTGCAGCAGCCAAGGGGAGAACATGGGTTTGGCTATGATCCGCTGTTTTTTATGCCTAAGCTGAATAAAACGTTGGCTGAAGTGACTGTTGAAGAAAAAAATCAGATCAGTCATCGTGGGCAGGCTCTTGGTAAACTTGTAGATAAACTTCAGGAGTATTTAAAATGA
- a CDS encoding histone deacetylase family protein, producing MNKLGLVFFPAFDWAITPTHPEREERLLYTRDQIVEEGLLDLPQIHEYKPQLATLRDLERVHIGVPNLRSHIKDAHFVSAGGAITAARAVKNGEVKRAFALVRPPGHHAMRMVHGTRGFCTVNIEAIMIAHMRKHFGIKKVAIVDTDVHHGDGTQDIFYHDPDTLFISFHQDGRTLYPGTGFTNELGGPKAFGTTLNLPLPPGTDDEGLHYMLDHFVLPILEDFQPDMIINSAGQDNHYSDPLANMAITAQGYARLADKLKADVAVLEGGYSIEAALPYVNVGIILAMAGLDYSQVIEPDILSKQGKSNLGYMEKLVQQQWTVWKNREQLAKEQIAKWGDYFVRQKNIYYDDSGIQEKQTEKVRLCPQCRGFMTIATQAETAYYDSQSAFAAIIEQDACPACRCAAKDAVSKEIKLGRYDHYFIQDKEQDTLETIK from the coding sequence ATGAATAAGCTCGGACTCGTGTTCTTCCCAGCCTTTGACTGGGCTATTACACCGACTCATCCTGAACGGGAAGAGCGGCTGCTTTATACACGTGATCAAATTGTTGAAGAGGGGCTGCTTGATCTGCCTCAAATTCATGAATATAAGCCGCAGCTTGCTACACTGCGTGATTTGGAACGCGTTCATATTGGCGTTCCTAATCTTAGAAGTCATATTAAAGATGCTCATTTTGTATCGGCAGGTGGAGCCATTACGGCTGCGCGTGCTGTGAAAAATGGTGAAGTGAAACGTGCCTTTGCACTTGTACGTCCGCCAGGACACCATGCAATGCGGATGGTTCATGGTACGCGTGGTTTTTGCACTGTCAATATTGAAGCCATTATGATTGCTCATATGCGTAAACATTTTGGTATAAAAAAAGTAGCTATTGTTGATACAGATGTTCATCATGGTGATGGTACGCAGGATATTTTCTATCATGATCCTGATACGTTGTTTATTTCATTTCATCAAGATGGCCGGACGCTTTATCCCGGCACTGGTTTTACTAATGAATTAGGTGGTCCCAAGGCTTTTGGTACGACATTGAATTTGCCGCTGCCGCCAGGGACGGATGATGAGGGACTGCATTATATGCTGGATCATTTCGTTTTGCCGATTTTGGAGGATTTTCAGCCAGACATGATTATTAACTCGGCCGGACAAGATAACCATTATAGCGATCCCTTGGCAAATATGGCCATTACAGCTCAAGGTTATGCCCGGCTGGCAGATAAACTAAAAGCTGATGTGGCTGTTCTTGAAGGCGGCTATTCCATTGAGGCCGCTTTGCCTTATGTTAATGTAGGTATTATACTTGCGATGGCAGGGCTTGATTATAGCCAGGTCATTGAACCGGATATTTTATCCAAACAAGGAAAGTCCAATCTAGGCTATATGGAGAAATTAGTTCAGCAGCAGTGGACAGTGTGGAAGAATCGCGAGCAACTGGCGAAAGAACAAATCGCCAAATGGGGCGATTATTTCGTGAGACAGAAAAATATTTACTATGATGACAGTGGAATTCAAGAAAAGCAGACCGAAAAAGTGCGGCTGTGTCCTCAGTGCCGTGGTTTTATGACGATTGCCACACAAGCAGAAACGGCTTATTATGATAGTCAGTCGGCTTTTGCAGCGATTATTGAGCAGGATGCTTGTCCGGCCTGTCGATGTGCCGCCAAGGATGCTGTAAGTAAAGAAATCAAATTGGGACGCTATGATCATTATTTTATTCAAGATAAAGAACAAGATACACTGGAAACCATTAAGTAG
- a CDS encoding acyl-CoA thioesterase, which produces MITVKDKVRFVETDLMGVVHHSKYFNWFEMGRVEYLRSIGISLNELLAQNIVFPITDVSCKYRSSARFDDIVLIQTTLKEVSKVKMVFTYEVMKEADTTLLATGETQNVFTDGKGKIIRLPDCYYEPLRESV; this is translated from the coding sequence ATGATTACTGTAAAAGATAAGGTTCGTTTTGTTGAAACAGATTTGATGGGAGTTGTCCATCACTCCAAGTATTTTAATTGGTTTGAAATGGGACGTGTTGAATATTTGCGCAGTATTGGCATCTCATTGAATGAGCTGCTTGCACAGAATATTGTTTTTCCTATTACAGATGTTTCCTGTAAATATCGGTCTTCCGCCCGTTTTGATGATATTGTCCTGATCCAGACAACATTGAAAGAGGTTTCAAAGGTAAAGATGGTCTTCACTTATGAGGTAATGAAAGAAGCCGACACTACTTTGCTTGCTACAGGCGAGACACAAAATGTTTTTACGGATGGGAAGGGCAAGATTATTCGTTTGCCTGATTGTTATTATGAACCGCTTAGGGAGAGTGTGTAG
- a CDS encoding metallophosphoesterase, protein MRIGIMSDSHGDVAAIRRTLAVISPVDCWLHAGDYARDALFLAQLAKLPVTAVAGNTDGMPTAKWDEFIEVRGKKIWLTHGHRYQVKSGIRELAWWGHQYEVQLVVFGHTHVPQITTDGQLLLVNPGSVALPGIGRKPTIALIDITATGQFRPRIVEIDTAKVT, encoded by the coding sequence ATGAGAATTGGTATTATGAGTGATAGTCATGGTGATGTTGCGGCCATTCGACGAACATTGGCAGTTATTTCTCCTGTTGATTGTTGGCTTCATGCAGGTGATTATGCGCGTGATGCATTGTTTTTGGCTCAATTAGCGAAATTACCTGTTACGGCTGTAGCTGGGAATACGGACGGCATGCCAACAGCCAAGTGGGATGAATTTATCGAAGTAAGAGGCAAGAAGATTTGGTTAACTCATGGTCATCGTTATCAAGTAAAGAGTGGAATAAGGGAGCTTGCCTGGTGGGGCCATCAGTATGAGGTGCAGTTAGTTGTTTTTGGTCATACCCATGTGCCGCAAATTACGACAGATGGACAGCTGCTGTTAGTCAATCCAGGCAGTGTGGCTCTGCCTGGGATTGGGCGGAAACCGACGATTGCTTTAATCGATATTACGGCGACGGGACAGTTTAGGCCGCGTATTGTTGAAATTGATACAGCAAAAGTGACATAG